Genomic DNA from Verrucomicrobiota bacterium:
CGGCGCGGGCTGGGTGAAGCACAAGATCCGCCTCACCGACGCCGATCCCGCGGTGCGCCAGCGTGCCAGGGAGTTCATCTTTGGCATCATCAACTTCGCGGGCATCCTCGGTGCGCCGGCGATTGTCGGCTCGATGCAGGGTCGGTTCGAAGGCGCGGTGTCGCGCGAACAGGCGCTCGACCGGCTCGCCGATGCACTCCGCGCCCTCGGCGAACGCGCGAGCGGCCACGGGGTGCCGCTGCTTTACGAACCATTGAACCGTTACGAGACGAACCTGATCTGCCGCGCCGCCGATGCCGCGAAGTTCATCGAGGAACGCGGCATCAAGAACGTGAAACTGCTGTGCGACCTTTTCCATATGAACATCGAGGAGGCGGATGTCGCGGGCGCGTTGCGCGCAGTCGCGCCGCACCTCGGCCACGTGCATTGGGCCGACAGCAACCGCCACGCGATGGGCTTCGGCCACACGAGCGTCGCGCCCATCGCCGCGGCCTTGCGTGACATCGGCTACGCGGGCTACCTGTCCGCGGAGGTTTTTCCGTTGCCGGATGCCGAAGCCGCGGCGGCGCAGACCATGGTGAGCCTCCGCACGTTGTCCGCCTCCGCTTGACCGCACGAACCATGCTCAAAACCCAGCTCCTCCACCCCGACATTCTTCGCGTCTGCGCAAAAGCCGGCCATCACGCCAAGATCCTCATCGCCGACGGCAATTATCCCGCCTCGACGAAGAAAGGTCCAAACGCCGAACTGGTTTGCCTGAATCTCTCGCCCGGGTGCGTGACCGTGGCGCAAGTGCTCCGCGCCGTGTTGAGCGCCGTGCCGGTGGATTTCGTGAACACGATGGGCATCCCGGCGGACGACCGCTACGCGACATCCGGCGAACCGCCCGCGTGGGCGGAGTTTCGCGCCATCGCGAAAGAAGCGGGTGTGGCCACCGCGATCGAGCCCATCCCGAAGTGGGACTTCTACAAACACGTCGAGTCACCCGACCACGTGCTGACCATTCAGACCGGCGATCAGGCGCTGTGGGCCAACGTGCTGCTCACGCTCGGTTGCCGGTGCTAGCGCTGGATCCCGGGATGCGCAACGCAGCCGACACTTGCAGAACCGCCCATCTTCCACGACAAACTCACCCACGCCCGGACCACTGCCACTTCACCATGAAAGCACTTCCCTACCTTGTCGCAGCCGCACTCGCCTTGTTCTCCGCCCATCCTGCATCGCTCGCGCAGTCGCCGAAAGCCGCGGCAGACGCCGTCCGCCAGCAGGTCCGCGCGCGGGCAGAGGCGGAGTTGCCGACGTTGCTGGAACTTTACAAGCA
This window encodes:
- a CDS encoding TIM barrel protein; its protein translation is GAGWVKHKIRLTDADPAVRQRAREFIFGIINFAGILGAPAIVGSMQGRFEGAVSREQALDRLADALRALGERASGHGVPLLYEPLNRYETNLICRAADAAKFIEERGIKNVKLLCDLFHMNIEEADVAGALRAVAPHLGHVHWADSNRHAMGFGHTSVAPIAAALRDIGYAGYLSAEVFPLPDAEAAAAQTMVSLRTLSASA
- a CDS encoding transporter; translated protein: MLKTQLLHPDILRVCAKAGHHAKILIADGNYPASTKKGPNAELVCLNLSPGCVTVAQVLRAVLSAVPVDFVNTMGIPADDRYATSGEPPAWAEFRAIAKEAGVATAIEPIPKWDFYKHVESPDHVLTIQTGDQALWANVLLTLGCRC